A section of the Pedobacter sp. HDW13 genome encodes:
- a CDS encoding collagen-like protein codes for MKKRLLLGLGLSLSFYSALAQQKITDGSITDKKLPNKDAIFELESSNKGLLHTRVALKTTTDAFPLSAHVAGMMVYNTATSNDVVPGIYYNDGTKWNLVKGSKGDAGSILVETQPDKDGVPGKPGEPGGPGAGVTIVINRSGTWVYNPTTNTWTNIKGPKGDKGDAGTVGIQGMSGTSGTPGTPGSGTAGAPGAGVTIVTNDSGTWVYNPTTNTWTNIKGPKGDKGDAGAVGVQGMPGTSGTPGTPGSGTAGAPGTGVTIVTNDSGTWVYNPTTNTWININGPKGDKGDAGVVGVQGMPGTSGTPGTPGSGTAGAPGAGVTIVTNDSGTWVYNPTTNTWTNINGPKGDKGEKGDAGVVGIQGMPGTSGTPGTPGSGTAGAPGTGVTIVTNDSGTWVYNPTTNTWTNINGPKGDKGDAGVVGIQGMPGTSGTPGTPGSGTAGAPGTGVTIVTNDSGTWVYNPTTNTWTNINGPKGDKGDAGVVGIQGMPGTSGTPGTPGSGTAGAPGTGVTIVTNDSGTWVYNPSTNTWTNINGPKGDKGDAGVVGVQGMPGTSGTPGTPGSGTAGAPGAGVTIVTNDSGTWVYNPSTNTWTNINGPKGDKGDAGVVGVQGMPGTSGTPGTPGSGTAGAPGTGVTIVTNDSGTWVYNPSTNTWTNINGPKGDKGDAGVVGVQGMPGTSGTPGTPGSGTAGAPGAGVTIVTNDSGTWVYNPSTNTWTNINGPKGDKGDAGVVGVQGMPGTSGTPGTPGSGTAGAPGAGVTIVTNDSGTWVYNPSTNTWTNINGPKGDKGDAGVVGVQGMPGTSGTPGTPGSGTAGAPGTGVTIVTNDSGTWVYNPSTNTWTNINGPKGDKGDAGVAGKSVTLTNNTDGTTTITDGSGGTVTIKNGKDGVNGTNGVDGKSVTLTNNTDGTTTITDGSGGTVTIKNGKDGINGTNGVDGKSVTLTNNIDGTTTITDGSGGTVTIKNGKDGVNGTNGTNGVDGKSVTLTNNTDGTTTITDGSGGTVTIKNGKDGVNGTNGVDGKSVTLTNNTDGTTTITDGSGGTVTIKNGKDGVDGATGPQGLVGATGAQGLKGDKGDIGATGAIGATGATGAIGPQGTAGAAGAQGLKGDKGDTGAAGAVGATGATGAIGPQGTAGAAGAQGLKGDKGDTGAAGAVGATGATGAIGPQGTAGATGAQGLKGDKGDTGAAGAVGATGATGAIGPQGTAGATGAQGLKGDKGDTGAAGAVGATGATGAVGPQGPVGATGAQGLQGDKGDTGAAGAVGATGATGAIGPQGPVGATGAQGLQGDKGDTGAAGAVGATGATGAIGPQGPAGATGAQGLKGDKGDTGAAGATGAIGPQGTAGAAGAQGLKGDKGDTGAAGAVGATGATGATGAIGPQGPAGATGAQGLKGDKGDTGAAGAVGATGATGAVGPQGPVGATGAQGLKGDKGDTGAAGATGAIGPQGTAGAAGAQGLKGDKGDTGAAGAVGATGATGAIGPQGPAGATGAQGLKGDKGDTGAAGAVGATGATGAVGPQGPVGATGAQGLKGDKGDIGATGAQGTAGAVGATGPQGPIGLTGATGPAGVAGAQGSQGPVGATGAQGPAGTNGVGGVSQAGTGISITGAGTAASPYIINNTIIDTDNQAITAFSLNAATKILTLTLQRGNTMTVDLSTLAPASTADNGLNKSSTTNTQLGGPLTGATTITTTAANTLAIPGLQTGAETDKVVTVTSTGVLQALKGALPKFFYAPSVVVPTHDSNGVPLVGNQTLDIYSKYSQQFGFSGGIGQARSNSSSTLPVLPASELDYFVTYFDNTVFNTVTVSAAGVITYTVKPTAVATEASFMNIVFKVK; via the coding sequence ATGAAAAAACGCTTACTCCTCGGCTTAGGTTTATCATTAAGCTTTTACAGTGCGCTGGCTCAGCAAAAAATTACCGACGGTTCAATTACAGATAAAAAACTGCCCAATAAAGACGCAATATTCGAACTGGAAAGTTCAAATAAAGGCTTACTTCATACCAGGGTGGCACTAAAAACCACTACCGATGCATTTCCACTATCGGCACATGTAGCTGGTATGATGGTTTATAACACTGCAACCAGTAACGATGTTGTTCCGGGGATTTATTATAACGATGGAACGAAATGGAATTTGGTTAAAGGATCGAAAGGAGATGCAGGCTCGATTCTGGTCGAAACCCAGCCCGATAAAGATGGGGTGCCTGGCAAACCAGGTGAGCCCGGTGGGCCGGGCGCAGGCGTTACCATTGTAATTAACCGCAGTGGTACCTGGGTATATAACCCAACTACTAATACCTGGACAAATATTAAAGGACCAAAAGGGGATAAAGGAGATGCTGGCACAGTAGGCATTCAGGGTATGTCTGGCACAAGCGGAACTCCGGGTACTCCGGGTTCTGGTACTGCCGGTGCACCTGGTGCAGGCGTTACCATTGTAACTAACGATAGTGGTACCTGGGTTTATAACCCAACTACAAATACCTGGACAAATATTAAAGGACCAAAAGGGGATAAAGGAGATGCTGGCGCAGTAGGCGTTCAGGGTATGCCTGGCACAAGCGGAACACCGGGCACACCGGGTTCTGGCACTGCCGGAGCACCAGGTACAGGTGTTACCATTGTAACCAACGATAGCGGCACCTGGGTGTATAATCCAACAACAAATACCTGGATCAATATTAATGGACCAAAGGGAGATAAAGGCGATGCGGGTGTAGTAGGCGTTCAGGGTATGCCTGGCACAAGCGGAACTCCGGGTACACCGGGTTCTGGTACTGCCGGTGCACCTGGAGCAGGTGTTACCATTGTAACCAACGATAGCGGCACCTGGGTGTATAATCCAACCACGAATACCTGGACAAATATTAACGGACCGAAAGGAGATAAAGGCGAGAAGGGCGATGCGGGTGTAGTAGGCATTCAGGGTATGCCTGGCACAAGCGGAACACCGGGTACGCCGGGTTCTGGCACTGCCGGAGCACCTGGTACAGGTGTTACCATTGTAACCAACGATAGTGGCACCTGGGTGTATAATCCAACAACAAATACCTGGACGAATATTAACGGACCAAAAGGAGATAAAGGCGATGCGGGTGTAGTAGGCATTCAGGGTATGCCTGGCACAAGCGGAACACCGGGTACGCCGGGTTCTGGCACTGCCGGTGCACCTGGTACAGGTGTTACCATTGTAACCAACGATAGTGGCACCTGGGTGTATAATCCAACAACAAATACCTGGACGAATATTAACGGACCAAAAGGAGATAAAGGCGATGCGGGTGTAGTAGGCATTCAGGGTATGCCTGGCACAAGCGGAACACCGGGTACGCCGGGTTCTGGCACTGCCGGTGCACCTGGTACAGGTGTTACCATTGTAACCAACGATAGCGGCACCTGGGTGTATAACCCAAGCACAAATACCTGGACGAATATTAACGGACCAAAAGGAGATAAAGGCGATGCAGGTGTAGTAGGCGTTCAGGGTATGCCTGGCACAAGCGGAACTCCGGGCACACCGGGTTCTGGTACTGCCGGTGCACCTGGTGCAGGTGTTACCATTGTAACCAACGATAGCGGCACATGGGTGTATAACCCAAGCACAAATACCTGGACGAATATTAACGGACCAAAAGGAGATAAAGGCGATGCGGGTGTAGTAGGCGTTCAGGGTATGCCTGGTACAAGCGGAACACCGGGTACCCCGGGTTCTGGCACTGCCGGTGCACCTGGTACAGGTGTTACCATTGTAACCAACGATAGTGGCACATGGGTGTATAACCCAAGCACAAATACCTGGACGAATATTAACGGACCAAAAGGGGATAAAGGCGATGCGGGTGTAGTAGGCGTTCAGGGTATGCCTGGCACAAGCGGAACTCCGGGTACACCGGGTTCTGGTACTGCCGGTGCACCTGGAGCAGGTGTTACCATTGTAACCAACGATAGCGGCACATGGGTGTATAATCCAAGCACAAATACCTGGACGAATATTAACGGACCAAAAGGAGATAAAGGCGATGCGGGTGTAGTAGGCGTTCAGGGTATGCCTGGTACAAGCGGAACACCGGGTACCCCGGGTTCTGGTACTGCCGGTGCACCTGGAGCAGGTGTTACCATTGTAACCAACGATAGTGGCACATGGGTGTATAACCCAAGCACAAATACCTGGACGAATATTAACGGACCAAAAGGAGATAAAGGCGATGCGGGTGTAGTAGGCGTTCAGGGTATGCCTGGTACAAGCGGAACACCGGGTACCCCGGGTTCTGGCACTGCCGGTGCACCTGGTACAGGTGTTACCATTGTAACCAACGATAGCGGCACATGGGTGTATAACCCAAGCACAAATACCTGGACGAATATTAACGGACCAAAAGGGGATAAAGGTGATGCAGGCGTTGCCGGTAAATCTGTAACCTTAACCAACAATACCGATGGTACCACAACTATTACCGATGGATCAGGCGGAACGGTAACGATTAAAAATGGTAAAGACGGTGTAAACGGAACAAATGGTGTAGACGGTAAATCTGTAACCTTAACCAACAATACTGATGGTACAACAACCATTACCGATGGATCAGGCGGAACGGTAACAATTAAAAATGGTAAGGACGGTATAAACGGAACGAATGGTGTAGATGGAAAATCTGTAACCTTAACCAACAATATTGATGGTACCACAACTATTACCGATGGATCAGGCGGAACGGTAACGATTAAAAATGGTAAAGACGGTGTAAACGGAACTAACGGAACAAATGGTGTAGACGGTAAATCTGTAACCTTAACCAACAATACTGATGGTACAACAACCATTACTGATGGATCAGGAGGAACGGTAACGATTAAAAATGGTAAGGACGGTGTAAACGGGACAAATGGTGTAGACGGTAAATCTGTAACCTTAACCAACAATACTGATGGTACAACAACCATTACCGATGGATCAGGGGGGACGGTAACAATTAAGAACGGTAAGGATGGAGTTGATGGAGCAACTGGTCCGCAAGGTCTGGTAGGAGCTACAGGTGCACAAGGTTTGAAAGGTGATAAAGGAGATATTGGAGCAACAGGCGCTATAGGTGCTACTGGTGCAACAGGTGCAATTGGCCCACAAGGTACTGCAGGAGCCGCAGGTGCACAAGGTTTGAAAGGTGATAAAGGAGATACTGGAGCGGCTGGCGCAGTAGGTGCTACTGGTGCAACAGGTGCAATTGGCCCACAAGGTACTGCAGGAGCCGCAGGTGCACAAGGTTTGAAAGGTGATAAAGGAGATACTGGAGCGGCTGGCGCAGTAGGTGCTACTGGTGCAACAGGTGCAATTGGCCCACAAGGTACTGCAGGAGCTACAGGTGCACAAGGTTTGAAAGGTGATAAAGGAGATACTGGAGCGGCTGGTGCAGTGGGTGCTACTGGTGCAACAGGTGCAATTGGCCCGCAAGGTACTGCAGGAGCCACAGGTGCCCAGGGTTTGAAAGGTGATAAGGGAGATACTGGAGCGGCTGGCGCTGTAGGTGCTACTGGCGCAACAGGTGCTGTTGGTCCGCAAGGCCCGGTAGGAGCCACAGGTGCTCAGGGTTTACAAGGTGATAAGGGAGATACTGGAGCGGCTGGCGCAGTAGGTGCTACTGGTGCAACAGGCGCAATTGGTCCGCAAGGCCCGGTAGGAGCCACAGGTGCTCAGGGTTTACAAGGTGATAAGGGAGATACTGGAGCGGCTGGCGCAGTAGGTGCTACTGGTGCAACAGGCGCAATTGGTCCGCAAGGCCCTGCAGGAGCCACAGGTGCTCAGGGTTTAAAAGGTGATAAAGGAGATACTGGAGCGGCTGGTGCAACAGGTGCAATTGGCCCACAAGGTACTGCAGGAGCCGCAGGTGCACAAGGTTTAAAAGGTGATAAAGGAGATACTGGAGCGGCTGGTGCAGTGGGTGCTACTGGTGCTACTGGTGCAACAGGTGCAATTGGTCCGCAAGGCCCTGCAGGAGCCACAGGTGCCCAGGGTTTGAAAGGTGATAAGGGAGATACTGGAGCGGCTGGCGCTGTAGGTGCTACTGGCGCAACAGGTGCTGTTGGTCCGCAAGGCCCGGTAGGAGCCACAGGTGCTCAGGGTTTAAAAGGTGATAAAGGAGATACTGGAGCGGCTGGTGCAACAGGTGCAATTGGCCCACAAGGTACTGCAGGAGCCGCAGGTGCACAAGGTTTAAAAGGTGATAAAGGAGATACTGGAGCGGCTGGTGCAGTGGGTGCTACTGGTGCAACAGGTGCAATTGGCCCGCAAGGCCCTGCAGGAGCCACAGGTGCCCAGGGTTTGAAAGGTGATAAGGGAGATACTGGAGCGGCTGGCGCTGTAGGTGCTACTGGCGCAACAGGTGCTGTTGGTCCGCAAGGCCCGGTAGGAGCCACAGGAGCCCAGGGTTTGAAGGGAGATAAAGGAGATATCGGAGCAACAGGTGCACAAGGTACTGCAGGAGCTGTGGGTGCAACAGGTCCTCAAGGCCCTATTGGTCTAACCGGCGCTACTGGTCCTGCTGGGGTAGCTGGTGCGCAAGGCTCTCAGGGACCGGTTGGAGCTACAGGCGCGCAAGGCCCTGCAGGTACCAATGGCGTAGGAGGTGTTTCGCAAGCTGGTACTGGAATCAGTATTACGGGCGCAGGAACTGCAGCTAGTCCTTATATTATCAATAACACTATAATTGATACTGATAATCAAGCCATTACTGCTTTTAGCTTAAATGCAGCCACAAAAATATTAACACTTACTTTGCAAAGAGGAAATACAATGACGGTAGATCTTTCTACATTGGCACCTGCAAGTACTGCTGATAATGGTTTAAATAAATCAAGCACTACCAATACCCAATTGGGAGGGCCGTTAACCGGAGCAACTACGATCACTACTACTGCTGCAAATACATTGGCCATTCCAGGTTTGCAAACTGGCGCTGAAACGGACAAAGTAGTAACGGTTACCTCAACAGGTGTTTTACAAGCCTTAAAGGGTGCATTGCCCAAGTTCTTTTATGCCCCTTCTGTAGTGGTGCCTACGCACGACTCGAACGGGGTTCCATTGGTAGGGAATCAGACTTTGGATATTTATAGCAAGTATTCGCAGCAATTTGGTTTCTCTGGTGGAATTGGCCAGGCCAGAAGCAACTCTTCTTCTACGCTGCCGGTATTGCCAGCAAGCGAATTGGATTATTTCGTTACCTATTTCGATAATACGGTATTCAATACTGTAACGGTTTCTGCTGCTGGTGTAATTACTTATACTGTTAAACCAACAGCAGTAGCAACAGAAGCTTCGTTCATGAACATTGTATTTAAAGTTAAATAG